A window of the Haloquadratum walsbyi C23 genome harbors these coding sequences:
- a CDS encoding cytochrome c oxidase subunit 3 yields the protein MGTEESHDDHGHHLPAVEDWPRGFGEASWWPFVTAVGAASVYVAAALYILGQSNSDLVGPMVGPATMVVAVGVFLAGLYGWVYHAFVSHFWSRESSGQSANKLRWGMLAFLGSELATFGALFGYYFYIRAGNWGSIFVGIPTLTGSLVLINTTLLIASSVTLHYAHVAIRNNKRKKFIGGLLGTLLLGIVFIGGQVYEYYEFIIHEGFTLTSGIFASAFFGLTGLHGVHVSLGAVLIGVVTLRGLLGQYSADRHVSVSTASMYWHFVDVVWIFLVVVLYLGAEVGA from the coding sequence ATGGGTACCGAAGAATCACATGACGATCATGGGCATCATCTTCCAGCAGTTGAAGACTGGCCTCGGGGCTTCGGCGAAGCGAGTTGGTGGCCGTTCGTCACTGCAGTCGGGGCAGCAAGTGTCTATGTCGCAGCAGCATTATACATCCTTGGGCAGAGTAATAGTGACCTTGTTGGACCGATGGTGGGTCCTGCAACCATGGTTGTCGCTGTTGGTGTCTTTCTTGCTGGTCTGTATGGCTGGGTGTATCATGCTTTTGTCAGTCACTTTTGGTCACGAGAATCAAGTGGACAAAGTGCGAATAAACTCCGCTGGGGAATGTTAGCATTTCTTGGATCTGAACTAGCAACATTCGGAGCGTTATTTGGATACTATTTCTATATACGCGCTGGAAACTGGGGTTCAATTTTTGTTGGGATTCCAACCCTCACAGGGTCACTTGTACTGATTAATACGACATTGCTGATTGCATCGTCTGTGACGCTTCATTATGCGCATGTTGCAATTCGAAATAACAAGCGAAAGAAATTCATTGGCGGCCTCTTGGGAACGCTTCTCCTTGGAATAGTGTTTATTGGTGGGCAGGTGTATGAATACTATGAGTTCATCATTCACGAGGGCTTCACACTCACTTCAGGTATCTTTGCATCAGCATTCTTCGGATTGACAGGGCTGCATGGAGTCCATGTGAGTCTTGGTGCGGTACTGATCGGCGTCGTCACGCTTCGTGGATTACTTGGACAGTATTCGGCTGATCGGCATGTCTCTGTCAGCACTGCATCCATGTACTGGCACTTTGTTGATGTTGTCTGGATTTTCCTTGTCGTTGTATTATACCTCGGTGCTGAAGTCGGAGCTTAG
- a CDS encoding phytoene/squalene synthase family protein, with product MSQQDDHPRVDQADLRWCHRSVQGVSRTFALTVDVLDEPMSSYICLGYLVCRIADTIEDASHISSETQAELLETYDAALDPENEIDAATFASAVEPHLPTGELDDDWTVVRNAPRVLRTFGELPDEVQKAIIPPARELVQGMTTFVDRYSDTGGLRIQTREELEEYCYYAAGTVGNLITNLLTRGSVASERRQQLYETAEEFGLLLQLVNVSKDVYDDYTDEDNIYLPAEWLADEDVPQDQLVDPEHEAGAATVVRRTASLAGSFLDDAETYLETIPLRDGNTLEAWAIPFLLAVGTLRELLSRPEDALSETDVKISREEVFAVVEEMSGTTDRDVLNRLRTRIAEEPYHRRPTSAD from the coding sequence ATGTCTCAGCAGGATGACCATCCGAGAGTCGACCAGGCTGATTTACGTTGGTGCCATCGGTCGGTGCAGGGCGTTTCACGGACTTTTGCACTCACCGTCGACGTCCTTGACGAACCGATGTCGTCATACATCTGCCTTGGATACCTTGTTTGTCGAATTGCAGACACAATCGAGGATGCCTCACACATCTCATCAGAAACGCAAGCTGAACTACTTGAAACGTATGATGCTGCGCTTGACCCAGAGAACGAAATAGACGCCGCCACCTTTGCGTCTGCCGTTGAACCGCATCTCCCAACAGGTGAATTAGACGATGACTGGACTGTTGTTCGCAATGCACCTCGTGTTCTTCGTACGTTTGGGGAACTTCCTGACGAGGTTCAAAAAGCTATCATCCCACCTGCAAGGGAACTTGTCCAAGGAATGACTACCTTTGTCGACCGATACTCCGACACTGGCGGACTTCGTATCCAAACGCGTGAGGAACTTGAAGAATACTGTTATTATGCGGCAGGAACAGTTGGAAATCTTATCACGAATCTTCTCACACGAGGTAGTGTCGCCTCAGAGCGACGACAGCAACTATATGAGACAGCAGAGGAATTTGGATTGCTACTGCAGTTAGTGAATGTCTCAAAGGATGTCTATGACGATTATACCGATGAAGATAATATCTATCTCCCAGCAGAGTGGCTTGCTGATGAAGATGTCCCACAAGATCAACTTGTTGATCCTGAGCATGAAGCTGGCGCGGCGACTGTAGTTCGGCGGACGGCATCACTTGCTGGTTCGTTTCTTGATGACGCCGAAACATATCTTGAAACAATCCCCCTTCGAGACGGGAATACACTTGAAGCATGGGCTATCCCATTTTTATTGGCTGTTGGCACTCTTCGTGAACTTCTCTCACGCCCTGAAGATGCCCTTTCGGAGACAGATGTGAAGATTTCTCGTGAAGAGGTATTTGCGGTTGTTGAAGAAATGTCAGGAACGACTGACCGTGATGTCCTCAATCGACTTCGTACACGAATTGCTGAGGAGCCATATCACCGACGTCCAACAAGCGCTGACTAA
- a CDS encoding DUF7111 family protein, whose product MSAHETEADGIVARYRETETERVLEFESETGGQTAAVAQNREGYAMLKVRPNANGDELERYYGFDMALDHAAELLRVNVHDLPIPEPASDMGM is encoded by the coding sequence ATGTCTGCGCATGAGACAGAAGCCGATGGTATTGTTGCACGATATCGCGAGACTGAGACCGAACGCGTGCTTGAATTCGAATCAGAGACTGGTGGGCAAACAGCCGCGGTTGCACAGAACCGAGAGGGATATGCAATGTTGAAGGTGAGACCGAACGCGAACGGTGATGAGTTAGAGCGATATTATGGATTTGATATGGCACTCGATCACGCTGCAGAACTCCTTCGTGTCAATGTTCATGATCTTCCAATCCCTGAACCTGCTTCGGACATGGGAATGTAA
- a CDS encoding protein sorting system archaetidylserine synthase (This PssA-like phosphatidyltransferase, along with a PssD-like decarboxylase, is required in Haloarchaea for the archaeosortase ArtA to replace the PGF-CTERM sorting signal with a C-terminal lipid anchor.) → MEPRFVGRIGLADVVTIANAAVGFLATVAAIVDITLAVRLILLAAIADALDGVIARHRGGTTVGEYLDSLADVASFGVAPASVVAVVILDVWHQSNWWGLALGGTALFVAAAVTRLGLYTAYDSASNETEGVQTTLAATILAASVLAGFTNPAILSALVVILTVLMLAPITYPDLHAQDAIVMGSVQTAAIGLTGSFGHHIAGTLGEGFAFGLLFLSLAYLVFGPQFYWRRE, encoded by the coding sequence ATGGAACCACGGTTCGTCGGTCGGATTGGGCTTGCCGACGTCGTGACTATCGCCAATGCTGCTGTTGGGTTTCTTGCTACAGTAGCTGCAATAGTGGATATTACACTTGCAGTACGGCTTATTCTACTCGCAGCGATTGCCGATGCGCTTGATGGGGTCATTGCTCGACATCGTGGGGGAACAACTGTCGGTGAATATCTTGATTCACTTGCAGATGTCGCTTCATTCGGTGTTGCACCGGCATCAGTAGTTGCGGTGGTCATCCTTGACGTGTGGCATCAATCAAACTGGTGGGGGCTCGCTCTCGGTGGCACGGCACTGTTCGTCGCCGCTGCAGTCACACGACTTGGTCTCTATACAGCATATGATAGTGCAAGCAACGAGACTGAGGGTGTCCAAACAACATTGGCAGCCACAATTCTTGCTGCAAGCGTGCTTGCTGGATTCACAAATCCAGCGATTCTGTCCGCTCTAGTGGTGATATTGACAGTGCTTATGCTTGCACCAATTACATATCCTGACCTCCATGCACAAGATGCGATTGTGATGGGATCTGTTCAAACAGCAGCGATTGGACTAACTGGATCGTTTGGGCATCACATTGCTGGTACACTCGGAGAAGGATTCGCCTTTGGGCTATTATTCTTATCTCTTGCTTATCTCGTGTTTGGACCGCAGTTTTATTGGCGACGCGAGTGA
- a CDS encoding cupredoxin domain-containing protein, with the protein MNDKAVNNTDTPSRRQVLTSFGTGVGAVMTTSIAGCLGGGSEPGSGDAYDVGMTAIAYTPQEITITAGESVVWQNTSSRGHTVTAYESGIPDAASYFATGGYETEDAAREAFRNDLGGLIDGGETWEYTFDIPGTYEYLCIPHEQQGMIGTVTVEPVE; encoded by the coding sequence ATGAACGACAAAGCGGTGAACAACACGGATACTCCATCGCGTCGACAAGTTCTTACTTCATTCGGGACCGGTGTCGGTGCTGTTATGACGACAAGTATAGCTGGATGTCTTGGCGGAGGGTCTGAGCCTGGAAGCGGTGATGCATACGATGTCGGGATGACAGCAATTGCGTATACACCACAGGAGATCACGATTACAGCGGGTGAGAGTGTTGTGTGGCAGAATACCAGTTCCCGTGGTCACACGGTAACAGCGTATGAATCAGGAATTCCTGATGCAGCATCATATTTTGCAACTGGTGGCTATGAAACTGAGGATGCGGCTCGTGAGGCATTTCGAAATGACCTTGGTGGACTAATTGACGGCGGTGAGACATGGGAATATACCTTTGATATACCAGGGACATATGAGTATCTCTGTATCCCACATGAACAACAGGGCATGATTGGGACGGTCACTGTAGAACCTGTTGAGTAA
- a CDS encoding 30S ribosomal protein S3ae: MSERSVSKQKSSDRWYSIIAPEQFDRSELGSTFADDPEKIHGRTLEVTLGDITGDQGENNTKLTFKVNDVTSDAAYTEFIKHELARDYLRSLIRRGASKIDAAITVRTTDDYRVQLQPVAFTTKKADRSQEQAIRRVMIDLVEDAADERTFADLIDAAIEGQLSSAIYGEAKTIYPLRRVEVKKLTLEARPEEVAAEEAAAVDVDEADVAVE, from the coding sequence ATGAGTGAACGATCAGTTTCAAAACAGAAGAGTAGCGACCGATGGTATAGCATAATTGCTCCAGAGCAATTTGACCGCAGTGAACTTGGATCAACCTTTGCAGACGACCCTGAGAAGATCCACGGACGAACACTTGAAGTAACACTTGGTGATATCACTGGTGACCAAGGCGAGAACAATACTAAGCTCACATTCAAAGTAAACGATGTCACGAGCGATGCAGCATACACTGAGTTCATTAAACACGAACTTGCACGCGATTACCTGCGAAGTCTTATTCGACGCGGTGCATCGAAGATTGATGCTGCAATTACTGTCCGCACGACAGATGACTATCGTGTGCAACTCCAACCAGTTGCATTCACAACAAAGAAAGCCGACCGAAGTCAAGAACAGGCAATTCGACGCGTTATGATCGATCTTGTCGAAGATGCCGCCGATGAGCGTACATTTGCGGATCTTATCGATGCTGCAATCGAAGGGCAACTATCCTCTGCTATCTATGGTGAAGCAAAGACAATCTATCCACTTCGTCGCGTTGAAGTAAAGAAACTAACACTTGAAGCTCGTCCTGAAGAGGTTGCCGCCGAAGAGGCTGCCGCAGTTGACGTTGACGAAGCAGACGTCGCAGTCGAATAG
- a CDS encoding KEOPS complex subunit Pcc1 yields MTDKNQSAEDTTHTSNNCKHENDATNTKYRVNDQRDATEDDDATMGMTYTQRSDSESELDSGSLSSLSSPSSPSTDAESCVDADSAGVSRTAQVETTHTDVELVAAAVRPDNTASMTMSVDNQTETLQTTITRETTGGMQSTVDDMIVNLTVADAVITAVEQCRQSCIDSESQSQSHTSQTHE; encoded by the coding sequence ATGACAGATAAGAATCAATCAGCGGAGGATACTACACATACAAGCAATAATTGCAAGCACGAAAACGATGCAACCAATACGAAGTATCGAGTGAATGATCAACGCGATGCAACAGAGGATGATGATGCAACTATGGGCATGACCTACACACAAAGATCGGACTCCGAGTCAGAGCTAGACTCAGGGTCATTGTCATCGTTGTCATCGCCGTCATCGCCGTCTACAGATGCAGAGTCGTGCGTCGATGCAGATTCGGCGGGAGTATCACGAACCGCGCAAGTTGAGACGACACACACTGATGTTGAACTCGTCGCAGCAGCAGTGCGACCAGACAACACCGCATCAATGACAATGTCTGTTGATAATCAGACAGAAACCCTTCAGACAACAATAACCCGCGAGACGACTGGTGGGATGCAATCAACAGTCGATGACATGATTGTCAATCTGACGGTAGCAGATGCCGTCATCACCGCAGTTGAACAGTGTCGTCAGAGTTGTATAGATTCAGAATCACAATCACAATCACACACATCTCAAACACATGAGTGA
- a CDS encoding 30S ribosomal protein S15, protein MARMHTRRRGSSGSDKPVADDPPEWSDIDADAIEERVVELAEQGHEPSQIGMKLRDEGVKGTPIPDVKLATDKKVTTILEEHNAKPELPEDLRNLMERAIRLRRHVDENGQDMQNKRALQNTESKIRRLASYYRGDELDEDFTYSFEVAVELLEAEEA, encoded by the coding sequence ATGGCACGAATGCACACCCGCCGCCGCGGTTCGTCCGGTTCGGACAAGCCGGTGGCAGATGACCCCCCAGAGTGGAGCGATATTGATGCTGACGCAATTGAAGAACGCGTTGTCGAACTTGCGGAGCAAGGACATGAACCAAGTCAAATCGGGATGAAACTTCGAGATGAAGGCGTCAAAGGAACTCCGATTCCAGATGTCAAACTTGCGACTGATAAGAAAGTAACGACAATCCTTGAGGAGCATAACGCAAAGCCGGAGCTTCCTGAAGATCTTCGAAATCTCATGGAGCGCGCAATTCGACTCAGACGACATGTCGATGAAAACGGACAGGACATGCAGAATAAGCGTGCACTTCAAAATACTGAGTCGAAAATCCGTCGTCTCGCTTCATACTATCGTGGCGACGAACTTGATGAGGACTTCACCTACAGCTTTGAAGTCGCTGTCGAATTACTTGAGGCGGAAGAGGCATAG
- a CDS encoding DNA polymerase domain-containing protein: protein MEQLGVSTDRMARKDGSVKLSGSGWADVQEFGGRTVYDLLSAYKDTKRSELQSYRLDAVAQVELDDAKIEHSDMGYHEMWQENPIKFLNYNAKDTLLTVGINKEAGVIGFKNALREEVGVDFDLTRQNNQFIEMFVRCKLHEEGLHGPTKHFQGKEDFGGGHVFEPANGVYENVTGIDVKSLYPMAMKMFNISPEKKIESPTTPGFSHNKSPNGIYFDRREDGIFRELIDEAIDLKESYRDKKNDAGDRGDREAVATWGERYAVAKTITNSIYGVLGWEHFFLYDKDVAEAITVLGRKCIKRTAQYVEEETEGEVLYGDTDSNYIKWSDDWSMEKCLRRAKEVCDTLSNEVYPRFVNEQYNVPVEDNEWLIERENYIKRFFQSGKKKRYAYLCHWDEGDDISDNPERKIVGYGSKRSDFSELTQNTQKKVIEAILDGKSENKIVSIVEAASNVITPDSAVKIGVPSASPAGLERRLVKSTPTTMIITTGLPAAIIHRGHTHERRGTQTICLTQILDQAINQCECISTISTPMR, encoded by the coding sequence ATGGAACAACTTGGTGTCAGTACCGACCGTATGGCGCGTAAAGACGGCAGTGTGAAGTTATCAGGGAGTGGATGGGCAGATGTTCAAGAGTTCGGTGGACGGACTGTGTACGACCTCTTGAGCGCATACAAAGACACCAAACGCAGCGAGCTTCAATCATACCGTCTCGACGCCGTAGCACAAGTTGAGCTGGACGACGCCAAAATAGAACACAGTGACATGGGTTACCACGAAATGTGGCAAGAAAACCCAATCAAGTTTCTCAACTACAATGCAAAAGACACGCTATTGACAGTCGGCATTAACAAAGAGGCGGGAGTTATCGGGTTCAAGAACGCTCTCCGTGAGGAGGTCGGCGTTGACTTTGACCTGACTCGACAAAACAACCAATTCATCGAGATGTTCGTTCGGTGCAAGTTACACGAAGAAGGACTGCACGGACCAACTAAGCACTTCCAAGGCAAGGAGGACTTCGGCGGCGGGCACGTCTTTGAACCAGCCAACGGTGTCTACGAGAATGTCACAGGAATTGATGTGAAGTCATTGTATCCAATGGCGATGAAGATGTTCAATATCTCGCCCGAGAAAAAGATAGAGAGTCCAACCACGCCGGGCTTCTCGCACAATAAAAGTCCAAACGGAATCTACTTTGACCGACGAGAAGACGGCATCTTTCGAGAGCTAATTGACGAAGCCATTGACCTCAAAGAAAGTTACCGTGACAAGAAAAACGACGCTGGTGACCGTGGTGATCGAGAAGCAGTTGCAACGTGGGGTGAACGGTACGCCGTTGCCAAAACTATCACTAACTCAATCTACGGAGTGCTCGGATGGGAACACTTCTTCCTATACGACAAAGATGTAGCAGAAGCAATCACCGTCTTAGGTCGGAAATGTATCAAACGGACTGCACAGTACGTCGAAGAAGAAACCGAAGGCGAAGTATTGTACGGTGACACTGACAGTAATTACATTAAGTGGTCTGACGACTGGAGCATGGAGAAATGCTTGCGACGTGCCAAAGAAGTATGCGACACGTTGAGCAATGAGGTGTATCCCCGCTTCGTCAACGAGCAGTACAATGTTCCGGTCGAAGACAACGAGTGGTTGATCGAGCGCGAGAACTACATCAAGCGGTTCTTCCAATCAGGCAAGAAGAAACGGTACGCATATCTGTGTCATTGGGACGAGGGCGACGACATTAGTGACAATCCCGAACGGAAGATAGTCGGCTATGGATCTAAGCGGTCTGACTTTTCAGAATTGACTCAAAACACGCAGAAGAAGGTCATAGAAGCCATTCTTGACGGGAAAAGCGAAAATAAAATAGTAAGTATCGTGGAAGCCGCATCGAACGTTATTACCCCGGACTCAGCAGTGAAGATTGGGGTTCCATCGGCATCCCCGGCGGGCTTGGAAAGAAGATTAGTCAAGAGCACGCCGACAACGATGATTATTACAACTGGTCTTCCAGCGGCAATCATCCACAGGGGGCACACCCACGAGCGGCGTGGAACGCAAACCATATGCTTGACACAAATATTGGATCAGGCGATAAACCAATGCGAGTGTATCTCGACAATCAGTACTCCGATGAGATGA
- a CDS encoding type II toxin-antitoxin system antitoxin SocA domain-containing protein, with the protein MSLGQTKTLDNIKIFINRADGPVSAIELQKIMFFADIHATEEFAARVTEAKFKPMMYGPYSPDIREALDHLIEKNPEPLIIRSQTRNGNSEKIFNYANLSDTDRTNQKRVSYINHIMNVINILEWGVDELSEFCKNSSAYQMAISDDKEYVSFSDYRDKIEDDEQPDIGVYNRNNHSEDSPPEWAFEL; encoded by the coding sequence ATGTCGTTGGGGCAGACTAAAACTCTCGATAATATCAAGATCTTCATCAATAGAGCGGATGGTCCAGTCTCTGCAATTGAATTACAAAAAATTATGTTCTTTGCAGATATTCATGCCACCGAAGAATTTGCAGCACGTGTTACGGAAGCGAAGTTTAAACCGATGATGTATGGTCCGTATTCACCTGACATCCGGGAAGCACTCGATCATCTCATTGAAAAGAACCCGGAGCCGCTTATAATACGGTCTCAAACGCGGAATGGTAATAGTGAAAAAATATTTAATTATGCCAATCTTTCAGACACCGATCGAACAAACCAAAAACGTGTTAGTTACATTAACCATATAATGAACGTGATTAATATTCTTGAGTGGGGCGTAGACGAATTAAGTGAATTTTGCAAGAACTCCTCTGCTTATCAAATGGCAATATCAGATGATAAAGAGTATGTTTCATTTAGCGATTATCGCGATAAAATTGAAGATGATGAACAACCAGATATCGGCGTCTACAATCGCAATAATCACAGTGAAGATAGTCCTCCTGAGTGGGCATTCGAACTATAG